AGTGACTCTACCCTTGGGTATCGGCCCGTCGTGTCGAGAAAGCTGTCACCAAGAGGGAAATATTGATGCGGTTACCCAAGCCGGGGACGAATAAAACAGTTGCCAGGCACGATTCACGTTGTCCGCTTTCGATCCATTGCGGACGTTCCGAAAAGCATGCCGAACTCGGCGGTTCAACGAACGCGTTAACTATTCTGTTGCTTCCATTCCCCGTACCGAAACGTGAGCAATGGCGCAAGCTGATCATAGATATCCCAACTGTCGGGAAGATGATAGGGGCTTGGAAGGCGATCACCAACAGCCCTGGTCAAGTCGCTCAGATAGTTTGGCTGAGCGTCGTTGTAGTAACTTTTGGCAAAGTCATTACCCTCGTCATTCAAGTCTTCGTCGACAAGTTTCCCGTCACAGGCAGCAATAAACCAAGCGCCAGGAGTGACTTTACGCTGCCGCAGATGCTGCAAATCGTCGTCGAGTTCTACCTCGTGAAGTTCCCCAGCGAGTCCGTTTAGCATGCACCAAGCCGCAAACATGCCGATGTGGGTTGCCCCAGCCTCTGGTGGTAGCTCTTTGGGAAAGTCACCGCCGACATGCCAGCTAGCGTCATCATATTTCATTCGTTTCTCTATCTTGTCTCGTTGTGTGAGCGTTCCCTGGGGATGAGTCATTGCAACGTCTGGTTCTGGCCGATCTCGTCCGTTGGTCGGTACTGCGGGAACGACGGGTGACGCGTCAGTCGAGCGGCACGTCGTCCTGCTTCAGGTACCACTTCAGCGCGCGAACGGCCATCGCATGGTCGTCCACGCCTGCCAGGCCCGATACGGTGATCGTGCCGATCTGGCCCCTGCCTTTCAGAATGATCGGGAACGCGCCACCGTGGGCGGCGAAGTCCTTCGGGTCGAACGCCGGCAAGTTGTTGAAGTCCTGGCCGTTGTTGATGGCTTCGATGTGCTTGAAGAACGATGCGTGGCCCGTGCGATTGACCAGATTGCTCTTGCGACGGATCCAGTCGATGTTGTTCGGGCTGGTGCCGGCCATCGCGTGGAAGAACACCGGGTTGCGCTCGACGGTAACGTCGACCGTGACCGCGACCTTGTCCGCCTTGGCCTGCTCGACGATGCGGTTGCCGATCGCGAGCGCAGTGTCGTTGTCGAATGACGTGAACTGCAGCGCCTGTTCCTGACGCTCGATGACGTCGATCGACGGAAAGTTTTCCTTTTTGCCCATGGTGCTTTCCGGCTTGATGGCGCGGGGAGGTGCTGCTTCCAATGGGTCGGTGCTTGCGGCGTCGACCGGGAGCGTGGCAAGCAGTGCGCCTGCCACGATCAGGCTAGCGCAGACAGTTCGGACAGGTGTGACAG
The genomic region above belongs to Massilia forsythiae and contains:
- a CDS encoding DUF7832 domain-containing protein, which codes for MKYDDASWHVGGDFPKELPPEAGATHIGMFAAWCMLNGLAGELHEVELDDDLQHLRQRKVTPGAWFIAACDGKLVDEDLNDEGNDFAKSYYNDAQPNYLSDLTRAVGDRLPSPYHLPDSWDIYDQLAPLLTFRYGEWKQQNS
- a CDS encoding heme-degrading domain-containing protein codes for the protein MAVTPVRTVCASLIVAGALLATLPVDAASTDPLEAAPPRAIKPESTMGKKENFPSIDVIERQEQALQFTSFDNDTALAIGNRIVEQAKADKVAVTVDVTVERNPVFFHAMAGTSPNNIDWIRRKSNLVNRTGHASFFKHIEAINNGQDFNNLPAFDPKDFAAHGGAFPIILKGRGQIGTITVSGLAGVDDHAMAVRALKWYLKQDDVPLD